Proteins from one Pleurocapsa minor HA4230-MV1 genomic window:
- a CDS encoding DMT family transporter, with amino-acid sequence MPVELNKLIGESAALSAALLWAISSVIYSRLGLKIPPLQLNLYKGIIAIALVAITLLIQGTALINLSTSTVVLLTISGMIGIGLGDTAYFSALNSLGARRTLLLETSSPPMGALLALIFIGEQLAYSSWCGIFLTILGIAWVISERNPVDQSSVSPQGIMWGILAAIAQALGAVISRYALIQSTVSPLESTLIRLIGGTVIVIGLLFFPVTKQTTMQWQLSRRSLEIIAIAAFGSTYLGIWLQQISLKFAPTGIAQTFLATSPLFILPIVALQGEKISLRAILGVVVSLAGIALMFIR; translated from the coding sequence GTGCCTGTTGAACTTAACAAACTTATTGGTGAGAGTGCTGCTTTAAGTGCAGCATTACTTTGGGCGATATCTTCGGTTATTTATAGTCGCCTGGGGTTAAAAATTCCGCCCCTACAGCTAAATCTCTATAAGGGCATAATTGCGATCGCTTTGGTCGCTATCACCCTACTAATCCAGGGTACAGCTTTGATTAACCTATCTACTTCTACTGTCGTTCTACTAACTATTAGCGGTATGATCGGTATTGGTTTGGGAGACACCGCCTACTTTTCAGCTTTAAATAGTTTGGGCGCAAGACGCACCTTATTATTAGAAACTTCCTCTCCCCCAATGGGTGCATTGCTAGCATTAATTTTTATCGGCGAACAGCTAGCCTATAGTTCTTGGTGCGGAATTTTTTTGACTATTCTAGGAATAGCCTGGGTAATCAGTGAACGTAACCCTGTAGATCAGAGTAGTGTCTCACCCCAGGGCATTATGTGGGGGATTTTAGCAGCGATCGCCCAAGCTTTAGGCGCAGTTATCTCTAGGTACGCTTTAATCCAATCGACTGTTAGTCCGCTCGAAAGTACTTTAATTCGTTTAATTGGTGGGACGGTGATTGTCATCGGCTTACTGTTTTTCCCTGTTACCAAGCAAACTACGATGCAATGGCAACTATCTAGACGTAGTTTAGAAATAATTGCGATCGCTGCTTTCGGCAGTACTTATCTGGGGATTTGGTTACAACAAATATCTCTCAAGTTTGCCCCCACGGGAATTGCGCAAACCTTCTTGGCTACCAGTCCTCTATTTATCTTACCGATAGTAGCATTGCAGGGAGAAAAAATAAGTTTGAGAGCAATACTAGGTGTCGTAGTTTCTCTAGCTGGAATTGCTCTGATGTTTATTCGTTAG
- a CDS encoding type II toxin-antitoxin system VapC family toxin, producing MKCLLDTCAWIFLLTNDEELSERQKEVILDSSNTMYLSVVSAWEMAIKISKGKLELPKSLDDLIVESCIKDGYTILDLDIFSVLNTKNLPNHHRDPFDRMLISQAINHDLTIITTDSIFPQYEVKLLK from the coding sequence ATGAAATGTTTACTGGATACTTGTGCTTGGATTTTTTTACTGACTAATGACGAAGAATTAAGCGAAAGACAAAAAGAGGTAATTTTAGATTCAAGCAACACAATGTACTTATCTGTTGTTTCCGCTTGGGAAATGGCAATCAAGATCTCGAAAGGAAAACTTGAATTACCCAAATCATTAGATGATTTAATTGTTGAGTCTTGTATCAAAGATGGATATACGATCCTCGATCTGGATATTTTTAGTGTGTTAAATACCAAAAATTTACCCAATCACCATCGAGATCCATTCGATCGAATGCTCATTTCCCAGGCAATTAATCATGATTTGACGATCATTACTACTGATTCAATATTTCCCCAATATGAAGTCAAGCTACTTAAATGA
- a CDS encoding type II toxin-antitoxin system prevent-host-death family antitoxin, whose product MKQVNIHEAKTNLSKLLERIESGEQIIIANRGVPKAILSKYIAEDNSTHNSPLGRYAGQIKISDDFNEEDEDINNLFGV is encoded by the coding sequence ATGAAGCAAGTTAATATTCACGAAGCAAAAACGAACTTATCTAAGTTGCTAGAAAGAATTGAGTCTGGAGAGCAAATAATTATTGCTAATCGAGGAGTGCCTAAAGCCATACTCAGTAAATATATTGCTGAAGATAATTCGACTCATAATAGTCCTTTGGGTAGATATGCTGGTCAAATTAAAATTAGCGATGATTTTAATGAAGAAGATGAAGACATCAATAATCTCTTTGGTGTTTAG
- a CDS encoding hemolytic enterotoxin: MSIQIESDLKEIFAKFDQKLDKLDSKLDKLTENVTELKVGQAKLEGKINAIDEKLSGQIKSVDERLSGQINAVDEKLSGQIKSVDERLSGKIDALGATVSGLDKRVSNQEFTNRGVLVGLILVILGGAAKFFGFMNN; this comes from the coding sequence ATGAGTATTCAGATAGAGTCAGACTTAAAAGAAATCTTTGCTAAATTCGATCAAAAACTAGATAAGTTAGATAGCAAACTAGATAAACTGACTGAAAACGTTACAGAATTAAAAGTAGGTCAAGCCAAGTTGGAAGGAAAAATTAACGCTATTGATGAAAAGTTATCTGGTCAAATTAAGTCAGTTGATGAAAGACTCTCAGGTCAAATCAACGCTGTTGATGAAAAGTTATCTGGTCAGATCAAGTCAGTTGATGAAAGACTCTCGGGAAAAATAGATGCTTTAGGAGCGACGGTGAGTGGATTAGACAAAAGAGTCAGTAACCAGGAGTTTACTAATCGTGGCGTATTAGTAGGACTAATTTTAGTAATTCTTGGTGGTGCAGCAAAATTTTTTGGTTTTATGAATAATTAA
- a CDS encoding TIGR03960 family B12-binding radical SAM protein — MTLISDSPIDSTIAKPARYLGNELGAVHKPWTDAEVRWVLTYPEVYEVGASNLGHIILYNIINAQPQQLCDRTYLPAPDLSAKLRDTNTPLFALESKRSLQDFDILGFSLSYELGATNILEMLSLAQIPLTWQERNAGDYPLIFAGGQTATSNPEPYADFFDFIALGDGEELLPEIGLVIKEGKAAGLSKEELLLDLAQVPGVYVPRFYEMAEDGSVHRITDDVPQRILRRVATPIPAYSIGLVPYIETVHDRLTVEIRRGCTRGCRFCQPGMLTRPATDVEPEKVVDAIEKGMRATGYNEFSLLSLSCSDYLALPAVGMEIKNRLQAENISLSLPSQRVDRFDDNIADIIGGIRKSGLTFAPEAGTQRMRDVVNKGLTNEELLRGIQTAVTRGWNRVKLYFMIGLPGETDVDVVGIVDTVRWLRRECSQMSNKRLNFNITISNFTPKPHTPFQWHSVSTSEFRRKQELLKEEFRRVRGIKVNYTDVRISAMEDFVGRGDRRLAPVVKRAWELGAGMDSWWENLEQAYGAWSKAIAEADLTWKYRQVEDGEWNIFDHSDSATSIKDATGAPLPWDHINTGIDKQWLKEDLQRALDAATVPDCAFEGCSHCGVCGTDFGHNIVVQPPAIPEFAGHFKPNQDKEQKIRMWFGKIDEMSLISHLDLVRLFDRAIRRAALPISFTGGYHPGPKIAIANALSLGITSNGEIVDFELTEDMDIEEFRTRLAAQLPENVPIYKVEEVDIKSLNASRIMDRAEYLITLQVAEDLVPPWQNWLDEINNAQSILWEKFTKSGSKKQINLRDRLFSLTLESAQDDRAVIRFTGSCRNDGTNLSPDNLVYMLEQIAKVEFQLLQVHRQQLLLN; from the coding sequence GTGACCCTGATAAGTGATAGCCCTATTGATTCAACCATCGCCAAGCCTGCCAGATACTTAGGTAATGAACTTGGTGCAGTACATAAACCTTGGACAGATGCCGAGGTGCGCTGGGTGCTGACTTATCCTGAAGTTTATGAAGTAGGAGCTTCAAACTTGGGTCATATTATTCTTTACAATATTATTAACGCGCAACCGCAACAATTATGCGATCGCACTTATCTCCCCGCACCAGATTTATCAGCCAAGTTAAGAGACACTAATACCCCCTTGTTTGCTTTAGAATCAAAGCGATCGCTTCAAGACTTTGATATTTTAGGTTTTAGTCTTAGTTATGAACTTGGGGCGACAAATATTTTAGAAATGCTCAGTTTGGCGCAGATTCCCCTTACTTGGCAAGAAAGAAATGCAGGGGATTATCCGTTAATTTTTGCGGGGGGACAAACCGCTACTTCTAACCCCGAACCTTATGCTGATTTCTTTGATTTTATTGCTTTGGGTGATGGGGAGGAATTATTGCCTGAGATCGGGTTGGTTATCAAAGAAGGTAAAGCAGCAGGATTGAGCAAGGAGGAGTTATTGCTCGATTTAGCCCAAGTTCCTGGAGTATATGTCCCCAGGTTCTATGAAATGGCAGAAGATGGCTCAGTACATCGGATTACAGATGATGTTCCCCAGCGAATCTTACGTCGGGTAGCAACTCCTATTCCCGCTTATTCCATTGGCTTAGTACCCTATATTGAAACCGTACACGATCGCCTGACGGTAGAAATTAGACGAGGCTGTACTCGTGGTTGTCGTTTCTGTCAGCCAGGTATGTTAACTCGCCCCGCGACGGATGTTGAACCAGAAAAAGTGGTAGATGCGATTGAAAAGGGAATGCGGGCAACAGGCTATAATGAGTTCTCTTTACTTTCTTTGAGTTGTTCCGACTACTTAGCTTTACCAGCAGTAGGGATGGAGATCAAAAACCGCTTGCAAGCGGAAAATATATCTTTGTCTCTACCCAGTCAACGGGTAGATCGTTTTGATGACAATATTGCCGATATTATTGGGGGAATCCGCAAATCTGGACTGACTTTTGCCCCCGAAGCTGGTACTCAGCGGATGCGGGATGTAGTGAACAAAGGATTGACCAACGAAGAGTTATTACGGGGGATTCAAACTGCCGTTACCCGTGGCTGGAATAGGGTCAAGCTATATTTTATGATTGGCTTACCTGGAGAAACTGATGTTGACGTGGTGGGGATTGTCGATACGGTGCGCTGGTTACGTCGTGAATGTAGTCAGATGAGTAATAAACGTCTCAACTTTAATATCACTATTTCTAACTTTACTCCCAAACCTCACACTCCTTTTCAATGGCACTCAGTCTCAACCAGTGAGTTTAGACGGAAGCAAGAATTACTTAAAGAGGAATTTCGTCGAGTGCGAGGAATCAAAGTTAACTATACCGACGTGCGCATCTCAGCCATGGAAGATTTTGTCGGTAGAGGCGATCGCCGTTTAGCCCCTGTCGTCAAACGGGCTTGGGAATTAGGTGCTGGTATGGATTCCTGGTGGGAAAACCTAGAACAAGCCTATGGTGCATGGTCAAAAGCGATCGCCGAAGCAGATTTAACCTGGAAATACCGTCAGGTGGAAGATGGGGAATGGAATATTTTCGATCATTCTGATAGTGCAACATCGATCAAAGATGCCACTGGCGCACCTTTACCCTGGGATCATATCAATACAGGCATCGATAAACAGTGGCTGAAAGAAGATCTACAAAGAGCGTTAGATGCTGCTACTGTTCCTGACTGCGCCTTTGAGGGCTGTTCTCACTGTGGGGTATGTGGTACAGACTTTGGGCATAATATTGTTGTTCAACCCCCTGCTATTCCTGAGTTTGCAGGACACTTTAAACCCAATCAGGATAAGGAACAAAAGATCAGAATGTGGTTTGGCAAAATTGACGAAATGAGTCTGATTAGCCATCTGGATTTAGTCCGCTTATTCGATCGCGCTATCCGTCGTGCAGCTTTACCAATTTCCTTTACAGGAGGATATCATCCAGGGCCAAAAATTGCCATTGCTAATGCCTTATCCTTGGGTATTACTAGTAACGGGGAGATAGTTGATTTTGAATTGACAGAAGACATGGATATTGAAGAATTCCGCACTAGACTGGCTGCTCAATTACCTGAGAATGTGCCGATCTACAAAGTAGAGGAAGTCGATATTAAGTCGCTTAACGCTAGTCGGATCATGGATCGCGCCGAATATTTAATTACGCTCCAGGTAGCAGAAGATCTAGTACCCCCTTGGCAAAACTGGCTCGATGAGATTAACAATGCTCAGTCAATCCTCTGGGAGAAATTTACTAAGTCGGGAAGTAAAAAACAAATAAACTTACGCGATCGCCTGTTCTCTCTTACTTTAGAATCAGCTCAAGATGATCGAGCCGTAATTCGCTTTACTGGTAGCTGTCGCAATGATGGTACAAATTTATCACCAGATAATCTAGTTTATATGTTGGAACAGATCGCCAAGGTTGAGTTTCAGTTACTTCAAGTTCATCGCCAACAACTACTTTTAAATTAA